A genomic region of Roseateles amylovorans contains the following coding sequences:
- a CDS encoding SDR family oxidoreductase → MSYSIDLEGRVALVTGASSGLGAQFAKTLAKAGACVVLAGRRVERLKALRAEIEAGGGDAHVVAMDVTDIDSIKAAIARAETEVGTLDILINNSGVSTTQRLVDVTPEDYGFVMDTNVRGAFFVAQEVGKRMLARARGAAPGTYTGGRIVNIASMAGLRVLSQIGVYAMSKAAVIHMTRAMALEWGKFDINVNAICPGYIDTEINHHHWQTEQGRKLVELLPRKRVGLPQDLDTTLLMLCAKESRFINGAVIQADDGFGV, encoded by the coding sequence ATGAGCTACAGCATTGACCTGGAGGGCCGTGTCGCCCTCGTCACCGGCGCTTCCAGCGGATTGGGCGCCCAGTTTGCGAAAACCCTGGCCAAAGCCGGCGCCTGCGTGGTGCTGGCGGGCCGGCGAGTGGAGCGCCTGAAGGCGCTGCGCGCCGAGATCGAGGCCGGCGGCGGCGATGCGCATGTCGTCGCCATGGACGTGACCGACATCGACAGCATCAAGGCCGCCATCGCGCGCGCCGAGACCGAGGTCGGCACGCTGGACATCCTGATCAACAACTCTGGTGTGAGCACCACGCAGCGGCTGGTGGATGTCACGCCGGAGGACTACGGCTTCGTGATGGACACGAATGTGCGGGGCGCCTTCTTCGTGGCCCAGGAAGTCGGCAAGCGCATGCTGGCGCGTGCCCGCGGCGCGGCACCGGGCACCTACACCGGGGGACGCATCGTCAACATCGCGTCGATGGCGGGTTTGCGGGTGCTCTCGCAGATCGGCGTCTATGCCATGAGCAAGGCGGCGGTCATCCACATGACCCGCGCCATGGCGCTGGAATGGGGCAAGTTCGACATCAACGTCAACGCCATCTGCCCCGGCTACATCGACACCGAGATCAACCACCATCACTGGCAGACCGAGCAGGGTCGCAAGCTGGTGGAGTTGCTGCCGCGCAAGCGGGTCGGCTTGCCGCAGGACCTGGACACCACGCTGCTGATGTTGTGTGCCAAGGAAAGCCGGTTCATCAACGGCGCGGTCATCCAGGCCGACGACGGTTTCGGCGTTTGA
- a CDS encoding electron transfer flavoprotein-ubiquinone oxidoreductase has translation MTSEELVAQYGPRDSMDYDVVVVGGGPAGLATAIRVKQLAAEKGQEISVVVLEKGSEPGAHILSGAVMDPKAITELFPNWKELGAPLNQPVSGDQVLFLNETGAQDTPQWLIPQCFHNHGNYVVSLGAVTKWLGEQAEALGVEIFPGFAAAELIYDEQGRVKGVSTGNVGVGKDGEPHDGFQLGMELLGKYTIFAEGARGHLGKQLIAKYQLDAGKDPQTYAIGIKELWEVPADKAQPGQVVHTAGWPMDSETYGGGFLYHLEGNKVTLGFVVGLDYKNPWLSPFEEMQRWKTHPSIRKHIEGGKRLGYGARAITAGGLLSLPKTVFPGGALVGCDAGYLNAARIKGSHAAIKTGMLCAEALVDALAAGRSLDELSAYPAAFDKSWLREELDQSRNFKTWFKKGNTVGTLMTGIEQWLLPKLGMKRPPWTIHRDQPDHVYLRPAAEMPKISYPKPDGKLTFDRLSSVFVSNTNHEENQPAHLTLKDNSVPVQINLAKYAGPESRYCPAGVYEFVNDGGTERLQINAQNCVHCKTCDIKDPTQNIVWVTPEGGGGPNYAGM, from the coding sequence ATGACCTCCGAAGAACTTGTTGCCCAGTACGGTCCGCGCGACAGCATGGACTACGACGTGGTGGTGGTCGGAGGCGGGCCTGCTGGCTTGGCCACGGCCATCCGCGTGAAGCAACTGGCTGCGGAGAAGGGTCAGGAGATCTCGGTGGTGGTGCTGGAGAAGGGCTCGGAGCCGGGCGCCCACATTCTGTCCGGCGCGGTGATGGATCCGAAGGCGATCACCGAGCTCTTCCCCAACTGGAAGGAACTCGGCGCGCCGCTGAACCAGCCGGTGAGCGGCGATCAGGTGCTGTTCCTGAACGAGACCGGTGCGCAGGACACACCGCAATGGCTGATCCCGCAATGCTTCCACAACCACGGCAACTATGTGGTGTCGCTCGGTGCGGTCACCAAGTGGCTGGGCGAGCAGGCCGAGGCGCTGGGGGTGGAGATCTTCCCCGGCTTCGCCGCCGCGGAGCTGATCTATGACGAGCAAGGCCGGGTCAAGGGCGTGTCCACCGGCAATGTCGGCGTGGGCAAGGATGGCGAACCGCATGACGGTTTCCAGCTGGGCATGGAATTGCTCGGCAAGTACACGATCTTTGCCGAGGGCGCTCGCGGCCATCTCGGCAAGCAGTTGATCGCCAAGTACCAGCTCGATGCGGGCAAGGATCCGCAGACCTATGCCATCGGCATCAAGGAGCTGTGGGAAGTGCCGGCCGACAAGGCCCAGCCCGGCCAAGTGGTGCACACCGCTGGCTGGCCGATGGACAGCGAGACCTACGGCGGCGGCTTCCTCTATCACCTGGAAGGCAACAAAGTGACGCTGGGCTTCGTGGTCGGCCTGGACTACAAGAATCCGTGGCTGTCGCCCTTCGAGGAAATGCAGCGCTGGAAGACCCACCCCAGCATCCGCAAGCACATCGAAGGCGGCAAGCGTCTGGGCTATGGCGCGCGCGCCATCACCGCCGGCGGTCTGCTGAGCCTGCCCAAGACGGTGTTTCCGGGCGGCGCGCTGGTGGGATGCGATGCGGGCTACCTGAACGCGGCCCGCATCAAGGGCAGCCATGCGGCCATCAAGACCGGCATGCTGTGCGCCGAGGCGCTGGTCGACGCACTGGCTGCCGGCCGCTCGCTGGACGAGCTCAGCGCTTACCCAGCGGCGTTCGACAAGAGCTGGCTGCGTGAGGAGCTGGACCAGTCGCGCAACTTCAAGACCTGGTTCAAGAAGGGCAACACCGTTGGCACGCTGATGACCGGCATCGAGCAATGGTTGCTGCCCAAGCTGGGCATGAAGCGGCCGCCCTGGACCATCCACCGTGATCAGCCCGACCATGTCTACCTGCGTCCGGCGGCGGAGATGCCCAAGATCAGCTATCCCAAGCCCGACGGCAAGCTGACCTTCGACCGGCTCTCCTCGGTGTTCGTGTCCAACACCAACCATGAAGAGAACCAGCCGGCCCACCTCACGCTCAAGGACAACAGCGTGCCGGTGCAGATCAACCTGGCGAAGTACGCCGGCCCCGAAAGCCGCTACTGCCCGGCCGGCGTGTACGAATTCGTGAACGATGGCGGCACCGAGCGCCTGCAGATCAATGCGCAGAAC
- a CDS encoding OsmC family protein: protein MSIQIQRDKTGPMRQTVRIRQHQLTADQSVAGGGEDAGPDPHDLYDAALGACKALTVLWYAQRKGLPVEDVQVQVERDGSQEQQGVYKLRTTLTLVGELSPDDRQRLLQVAAKCPVHKLMTQVTTEIETVLAE, encoded by the coding sequence ATGAGCATCCAGATCCAGCGTGACAAGACCGGCCCGATGCGCCAGACCGTGCGCATCCGCCAGCATCAACTGACCGCGGACCAGTCGGTCGCCGGCGGCGGTGAGGATGCGGGCCCCGATCCGCATGACCTCTACGACGCCGCGCTGGGCGCCTGCAAGGCGCTGACGGTGCTTTGGTATGCGCAGCGCAAGGGCCTGCCGGTGGAGGATGTGCAGGTGCAGGTCGAGCGGGACGGATCGCAGGAACAGCAGGGCGTCTACAAGCTGCGCACCACGCTGACGCTGGTCGGCGAGCTCAGCCCCGACGATCGCCAGCGGCTGTTGCAGGTGGCGGCGAAATGCCCGGTCCACAAGCTGATGACGCAGGTGACGACGGAAATCGAAACCGTCCTCGCTGAATAA
- a CDS encoding cyanophycinase → MHKFNALFRAQLALLAALGLQGAHAQTAIVIGGALRYDNDTVWQRIVDEAGGANKARFAVLATASASPERSAELIVQALQRHGAQAEHIPVAPRLEGADLKKNLADPALIAKVRASNAVFFSGGAQGLIVDTFQPDGRATPMLEAIWDVYREGGVVAGTSAGAAIMSRTMFRDALDVMKVMRGQMRDGQEVDQGLGFVGDRLFVDQHFLKRGRIGRMLPLMLAKGYRLGLGVEENSAAVVQGQQIEIIGGRGAMLVDLRDARTDPSMPGFNVQGARLSYLDHGDRHNLQSGVTTPGRRKTPVPDPVLPRPAGQGAPAWSHGPVDTFQPDILGDNRIVQAMNELITSPAGEVRAMASRTRPGATEPKDRIGFVFRLYRGEGTRGWFNTDGPADDVTMLNVRLDVRPVALPPPPAPESPSATSTTTSGFGPGSTSAEAAVSVATGSGAGAGAGASAGGDR, encoded by the coding sequence ATGCACAAGTTCAACGCATTGTTTCGCGCCCAACTGGCGCTTCTGGCGGCGCTGGGGCTGCAGGGCGCGCATGCACAGACGGCCATCGTGATCGGCGGCGCGCTGCGCTACGACAACGACACGGTGTGGCAGCGCATCGTCGACGAGGCCGGCGGGGCCAACAAGGCGCGATTCGCGGTGCTGGCCACCGCGTCCGCCAGTCCCGAGCGCTCGGCGGAACTGATCGTGCAGGCGCTGCAGCGTCACGGGGCCCAGGCCGAGCACATTCCGGTGGCGCCCCGGCTGGAGGGCGCCGACCTCAAGAAGAACCTGGCCGACCCGGCACTGATCGCCAAGGTGCGCGCCTCCAACGCGGTGTTCTTCTCCGGTGGGGCGCAAGGCCTGATCGTGGACACCTTTCAGCCGGATGGCCGCGCCACCCCGATGCTGGAGGCGATCTGGGACGTCTACCGCGAGGGCGGGGTGGTCGCGGGCACCAGCGCGGGGGCGGCGATCATGAGCCGGACCATGTTCCGCGACGCCCTCGATGTGATGAAGGTGATGCGCGGCCAGATGCGCGACGGGCAAGAGGTCGACCAAGGCCTGGGCTTTGTCGGCGATCGCCTGTTCGTCGACCAGCACTTCCTCAAGCGCGGTCGCATCGGCCGCATGCTGCCGTTGATGCTGGCCAAGGGCTATCGGCTGGGCCTGGGCGTGGAAGAGAACAGCGCCGCCGTGGTGCAGGGCCAGCAGATCGAGATCATCGGCGGACGCGGCGCGATGCTGGTGGACCTTCGCGATGCGCGCACCGATCCCAGCATGCCCGGCTTCAATGTGCAGGGTGCCCGGTTGAGCTACCTCGATCACGGCGACCGCCACAACCTGCAGTCGGGCGTCACCACGCCGGGTCGGCGCAAGACGCCGGTGCCGGACCCCGTCCTGCCGCGGCCGGCCGGGCAGGGCGCACCCGCCTGGTCGCATGGACCGGTGGACACCTTCCAGCCGGACATCCTTGGCGACAACCGAATCGTCCAGGCCATGAACGAGCTGATCACCTCACCGGCCGGCGAAGTGCGGGCCATGGCCTCACGCACCCGACCCGGGGCGACCGAGCCCAAGGACCGGATCGGCTTTGTCTTCCGGCTCTACCGGGGCGAGGGCACCCGTGGCTGGTTCAATACCGACGGCCCGGCCGACGACGTCACCATGCTCAATGTGCGGCTGGACGTCCGACCGGTGGCCTTGCCGCCGCCCCCGGCGCCCGAGTCGCCCAGCGCCACCAGCACGACGACCAGCGGATTCGGCCCGGGATCGACATCCGCCGAGGCGGCCGTGAGCGTGGCAACCGGATCCGGCGCGGGCGCGGGCGCGGGGGCCTCGGCCGGCGGCGATCGCTGA
- a CDS encoding YceH family protein, with the protein MALRELSALEARVLAVLVEKESTVPDSYPMSLNSLTLGVNQKTARDPVMSASESEVAAVLDELKSMSLVQSVSGSRVVRFEHNMKRVLGVPGQAEALLAVLILRGPQTAAELRLNTERLHRFADVSSVEGFLDELAAREPPMARKLARAPGARESRWAHLLSGEPPAWAGAAAGSDIATGAGGGRGGSSSAARDEEIAALRAELDALKATVARIQAALGMDEPNPA; encoded by the coding sequence ATGGCCTTGCGTGAACTGAGCGCGCTGGAAGCGCGCGTGCTGGCGGTGTTGGTGGAGAAGGAATCCACCGTGCCGGACAGCTATCCGATGTCCCTCAACAGCCTGACCTTGGGCGTCAACCAGAAGACCGCCCGGGATCCGGTGATGAGCGCGAGCGAGTCCGAGGTGGCCGCGGTGCTGGACGAGCTCAAGTCGATGAGCCTGGTCCAGAGCGTGAGCGGCAGCCGCGTCGTGCGGTTCGAGCACAACATGAAGCGGGTGCTGGGTGTGCCCGGTCAGGCCGAGGCGCTGTTGGCAGTCTTGATTCTCCGCGGCCCGCAGACGGCGGCCGAACTGCGCCTGAACACCGAGCGTCTGCATCGCTTCGCCGATGTGTCGTCGGTCGAAGGCTTCCTGGACGAACTGGCCGCCCGTGAACCACCGATGGCGCGCAAGCTCGCCAGGGCCCCGGGCGCCCGGGAGTCACGCTGGGCCCATCTGCTGAGTGGCGAGCCGCCGGCTTGGGCCGGCGCTGCGGCCGGAAGTGACATTGCGACAGGCGCGGGCGGTGGCCGGGGTGGCTCATCGTCTGCCGCGCGGGATGAGGAGATCGCGGCCCTGCGTGCCGAGCTGGACGCGCTCAAGGCCACTGTTGCCCGCATCCAGGCCGCCCTGGGCATGGACGAGCCGAATCCCGCATGA